The Takifugu flavidus isolate HTHZ2018 chromosome 21, ASM371156v2, whole genome shotgun sequence genome has a window encoding:
- the LOC130518358 gene encoding MAP7 domain-containing protein 1-like isoform X3, which produces METMDYKALGHEFEEKLTLTDKSLPLETDGDRGLKDSLASDDSAVTDLSPKTDSSPKTETKTDFSPSTPGTSSSPQPKKDSMTSEQRQKLAKERREERARYIEQQTQLQAAKKVQWLEKEEKARRLRESQLEDRRRRLEEQRLKAEKRRALLEEKQRQKLEKNKERYEAAIKRSTKKTWAEIRQQRWSWAGGLNQTSRRESRCSASTVNLPRQVEPVINNRLSKSSATLWNSPSRTRSLRLSPWESRIVERLMTPTLSFLARSRSAATLLNNSDSPSVSPLNACSHHHSSQNPAERWRLSSASTPDITQRQRRRNSTPVDKKKKEKKDKERENEKEKNALTKDTVKKKRHTMSPTTTVQRSRPETSTPKPKNRPPSPAAPKSRPLSPLVPAVASKTPSGKKTPPGTKTRPKRAQTPVRVQPQTPAVVSIDKDQELQQPPSQEDKKSCSTVPAIVVSTGPPTPPSPNPVTVASPAVPVMEAAAPPAAASVAAAPPAAAPAAATLTPSTAPSPSAGRPSAGTNDPEEAARVLAEKRKQAREQREREEQERVEQEHRNRILREEAMAREAEERKRREEEARFMAEQQRVREEKEEMERARAEQEENQRLQRQRDEAEAKAREEAERQRLEREKHFQKEEQERLERKKRLEEIMKRTRKSDAGEKKEVKASPQVNGKDAALSQPAANLLNSAAASQTGPAPLLNGVQPAAHQNGIPANGEKAEFKEIIHGNPAQTQPILTFESGEPFLMKTGAMKPQHVAEVL; this is translated from the exons ATGGAAACAATGGATTATAAAGCGCTTGGGCATGAATTCGAGGAGAAGCTGACCCTGACGGACAAAT ctctgccgctggagacagatggagaccGAGGTTTGAAGGATTCTCTGGCCTCGGACGACTCGGCCGTCACCGACCTGTCCCCTAAAACGGACTCCAGCCCCAAAACAGAGACCAAGACAGACTTCAGTCCATCCACCccaggaaccagcagcagccctcAGCCTAAGAAAG ATTCGATGACCTCAGAACAACGACAGAAACTAGCAAAGGAGCGGCGGGAGGAAAGAGCCAGATATATCG AACAGCAAACTCAGCTGCAAG CGGCGAAGAAGGTGCAGTGgttggagaaggaggagaaggctCGGCGTCTGAGGGAGAGCCAGCTGGAGGACCGCAGGcggaggctggaggagcagcggctgaAGGCCGAGAAACGCCGAgccctgctggaggaaaagcagaggcagaaattgGAGAAGAACAAG GAGCGCTATGAGGCCGCCATCAAGAGGTCGACCAAGAAGACGTGGGCAGAGATTCGCCAGCAGAGATGGTCCTGGGCAGGCGGACTCAACCAGACCTCCCGCAGAGAAA GCAGATGCTCGGCCTCCACGGTCAACTTGCCCAGACAGGTGGAGCCTGTCATAAACAACAGGCTGTCCAAGTCCTCTGCTACGCTCTGGAACTCGCCCAGCAGAA CCCGCAGCCTGCGTCTCAGCCCGTGGGAGAGCCGCATCGTGGAGCGTCTCATGACACCAACACTGTCCTTCCTGGCCCGCAGTCGCAGCGCCGCCACCCTGCTCAACAACAGTGACTCTC CCTCCGTCAGCCCGCTCAACGCCTGCTCCCATCACCACTCCAGCCAGAACCCTGCAGAGCGCTGGAGACTGTCCTCTGCCAGCACGCCAGACATCACCCAGCGCCAGCGCAGACGGAACTCCACACCG GTggacaaaaagaagaaggagaagaaagacaaggagagggagaacgaaaaagagaaaaacgcTCTGACAAAAGACACAGTAAAGAAGAAGAGACACACGATGTCGCCCACCACCACAGTGCAGAGATCCAGACCGGAGACCAG CACTCCTAAACCCAAAAACAGACCACCATCCCCTGCCGCCCCTAAAAGCCGGCCGTTGTCCCCCCTGGTGCCTGCAGTAGCCTCCAAAACCCCCTCAGGCAAAAAGACCCCGCCTGGTACCAAGACCAGACCGAAGCGAGCCCAAACACCTGTCAGGGTTCAGCCCCAGACACCCGCTGTGGTCTCCATTGATAAAGATCAGGAACTCCAGCAGCCCCCCAGCCAGGAGGACAAAAAGA GCTGCAGCACTGTTCCTGCCATCGTGGTGTCCACTGGACCAcctacccctccctcccccaaccCAGTCACAGTTGCCTCCCCAGCTGTTCCAGTCATGGAGGCGGCCGCTCCTCCTGCCGCAGCCTCTGTGGCGGCCGCTCCTCCTGCCGCAGCCCCTGCGGCGGCTACCCTGACTCCTTCCACAGCGCCCTCCCCCTCTGCCGGCAGGCCGTCGGCCGGCACCAACGACCCCGAGGAGGCAGCCCGAGTGCTGGCGGAGAAACGCAAACAAGCCCGGGAAcagcgggagagagaggagcaggagcgggtggagcaggagcacagGAACAG GATCCTGCGAGAGGAGGCCATGGCCCGcgaggcggaggagaggaaacgcagagaggaagaggctcGATTCATGGCCGAGCAGCAGcgtgtgagggaggagaaggaggagatggagagagccagagccgagcaggaggagaaccagagacTGCAGAGACAG AGGGACGAGGCCGAAGCTAAAGCCCGGGAGGAGGCTGAGCGCCAGcggctggagagggagaaacatttccagaaggaggagcaggagcggctggagaggaagaag CGCCTGGAGGAGATCATGAAGAGGACTCGCAAAAGCGATGCAGGAGAAAAG AAGGAGGTCAAAGCTTCTCCACAGGTCAATGGGAAGGATGCAGCCCTCAGCCAAC cagccgcaAACCTGCtgaattctgctgcagcttcacaaACTGGACCTGCTCCTCTTCTCAACGGCGTCCAGCCCGCTGCCCACCAGAACGGCATCCCAGCCAATGGGGAGAAAGCTGAATTTAAGGAGATCATCCACGGAAACCCGGCACAGACTCAACCAATCCTGACATTCGAGTCCGGAGAGCCCTTCCTGATGAAGACAGGCGCCATGAAGCCTCAACATGT
- the LOC130518358 gene encoding MAP7 domain-containing protein 1-like isoform X7, with the protein METMDYKALGHEFEEKLTLTDKSLPLETDGDRGLKDSLASDDSAVTDLSPKTDSSPKTETKTDFSPSTPGTSSSPQPKKDSMTSEQRQKLAKERREERARYIEQQTQLQAAKKVQWLEKEEKARRLRESQLEDRRRRLEEQRLKAEKRRALLEEKQRQKLEKNKERYEAAIKRSTKKTWAEIRQQRWSWAGGLNQTSRRETRSLRLSPWESRIVERLMTPTLSFLARSRSAATLLNNSDSPSVSPLNACSHHHSSQNPAERWRLSSASTPDITQRQRRRNSTPVDKKKKEKKDKERENEKEKNALTKDTVKKKRHTMSPTTTVQRSRPETSTPKPKNRPPSPAAPKSRPLSPLVPAVASKTPSGKKTPPGTKTRPKRAQTPVRVQPQTPAVVSIDKDQELQQPPSQEDKKSCSTVPAIVVSTGPPTPPSPNPVTVASPAVPVMEAAAPPAAASVAAAPPAAAPAAATLTPSTAPSPSAGRPSAGTNDPEEAARVLAEKRKQAREQREREEQERVEQEHRNRILREEAMAREAEERKRREEEARFMAEQQRVREEKEEMERARAEQEENQRLQRQRDEAEAKAREEAERQRLEREKHFQKEEQERLERKKRLEEIMKRTRKSDAGEKKEVKASPQVNGKDAALSQPAANLLNSAAASQTGPAPLLNGVQPAAHQNGIPANGEKAEFKEIIHGNPAQTQPILTFESGEPFLMKTGAMKPQHVAEVL; encoded by the exons ATGGAAACAATGGATTATAAAGCGCTTGGGCATGAATTCGAGGAGAAGCTGACCCTGACGGACAAAT ctctgccgctggagacagatggagaccGAGGTTTGAAGGATTCTCTGGCCTCGGACGACTCGGCCGTCACCGACCTGTCCCCTAAAACGGACTCCAGCCCCAAAACAGAGACCAAGACAGACTTCAGTCCATCCACCccaggaaccagcagcagccctcAGCCTAAGAAAG ATTCGATGACCTCAGAACAACGACAGAAACTAGCAAAGGAGCGGCGGGAGGAAAGAGCCAGATATATCG AACAGCAAACTCAGCTGCAAG CGGCGAAGAAGGTGCAGTGgttggagaaggaggagaaggctCGGCGTCTGAGGGAGAGCCAGCTGGAGGACCGCAGGcggaggctggaggagcagcggctgaAGGCCGAGAAACGCCGAgccctgctggaggaaaagcagaggcagaaattgGAGAAGAACAAG GAGCGCTATGAGGCCGCCATCAAGAGGTCGACCAAGAAGACGTGGGCAGAGATTCGCCAGCAGAGATGGTCCTGGGCAGGCGGACTCAACCAGACCTCCCGCAGAGAAA CCCGCAGCCTGCGTCTCAGCCCGTGGGAGAGCCGCATCGTGGAGCGTCTCATGACACCAACACTGTCCTTCCTGGCCCGCAGTCGCAGCGCCGCCACCCTGCTCAACAACAGTGACTCTC CCTCCGTCAGCCCGCTCAACGCCTGCTCCCATCACCACTCCAGCCAGAACCCTGCAGAGCGCTGGAGACTGTCCTCTGCCAGCACGCCAGACATCACCCAGCGCCAGCGCAGACGGAACTCCACACCG GTggacaaaaagaagaaggagaagaaagacaaggagagggagaacgaaaaagagaaaaacgcTCTGACAAAAGACACAGTAAAGAAGAAGAGACACACGATGTCGCCCACCACCACAGTGCAGAGATCCAGACCGGAGACCAG CACTCCTAAACCCAAAAACAGACCACCATCCCCTGCCGCCCCTAAAAGCCGGCCGTTGTCCCCCCTGGTGCCTGCAGTAGCCTCCAAAACCCCCTCAGGCAAAAAGACCCCGCCTGGTACCAAGACCAGACCGAAGCGAGCCCAAACACCTGTCAGGGTTCAGCCCCAGACACCCGCTGTGGTCTCCATTGATAAAGATCAGGAACTCCAGCAGCCCCCCAGCCAGGAGGACAAAAAGA GCTGCAGCACTGTTCCTGCCATCGTGGTGTCCACTGGACCAcctacccctccctcccccaaccCAGTCACAGTTGCCTCCCCAGCTGTTCCAGTCATGGAGGCGGCCGCTCCTCCTGCCGCAGCCTCTGTGGCGGCCGCTCCTCCTGCCGCAGCCCCTGCGGCGGCTACCCTGACTCCTTCCACAGCGCCCTCCCCCTCTGCCGGCAGGCCGTCGGCCGGCACCAACGACCCCGAGGAGGCAGCCCGAGTGCTGGCGGAGAAACGCAAACAAGCCCGGGAAcagcgggagagagaggagcaggagcgggtggagcaggagcacagGAACAG GATCCTGCGAGAGGAGGCCATGGCCCGcgaggcggaggagaggaaacgcagagaggaagaggctcGATTCATGGCCGAGCAGCAGcgtgtgagggaggagaaggaggagatggagagagccagagccgagcaggaggagaaccagagacTGCAGAGACAG AGGGACGAGGCCGAAGCTAAAGCCCGGGAGGAGGCTGAGCGCCAGcggctggagagggagaaacatttccagaaggaggagcaggagcggctggagaggaagaag CGCCTGGAGGAGATCATGAAGAGGACTCGCAAAAGCGATGCAGGAGAAAAG AAGGAGGTCAAAGCTTCTCCACAGGTCAATGGGAAGGATGCAGCCCTCAGCCAAC cagccgcaAACCTGCtgaattctgctgcagcttcacaaACTGGACCTGCTCCTCTTCTCAACGGCGTCCAGCCCGCTGCCCACCAGAACGGCATCCCAGCCAATGGGGAGAAAGCTGAATTTAAGGAGATCATCCACGGAAACCCGGCACAGACTCAACCAATCCTGACATTCGAGTCCGGAGAGCCCTTCCTGATGAAGACAGGCGCCATGAAGCCTCAACATGT
- the LOC130518358 gene encoding MAP7 domain-containing protein 1-like isoform X6 yields the protein METMDYKALGHEFEEKLTLTDKSLPLETDGDRGLKDSLASDDSAVTDLSPKTDSSPKTETKTDFSPSTPGTSSSPQPKKDSMTSEQRQKLAKERREERARYIEQQTQLQAAKKVQWLEKEEKARRLRESQLEDRRRRLEEQRLKAEKRRALLEEKQRQKLEKNKERYEAAIKRSTKKTWAEIRQQRWSWAGGLNQTSRRETRSLRLSPWESRIVERLMTPTLSFLARSRSAATLLNNSDSHSHHCSRSASVSPLNACSHHHSSQNPAERWRLSSASTPDITQRQRRRNSTPVDKKKKEKKDKERENEKEKNALTKDTVKKKRHTMSPTTTVQRSRPETSTPKPKNRPPSPAAPKSRPLSPLVPAVASKTPSGKKTPPGTKTRPKRAQTPVRVQPQTPAVVSIDKDQELQQPPSQEDKKSCSTVPAIVVSTGPPTPPSPNPVTVASPAVPVMEAAAPPAAASVAAAPPAAAPAAATLTPSTAPSPSAGRPSAGTNDPEEAARVLAEKRKQAREQREREEQERVEQEHRNRILREEAMAREAEERKRREEEARFMAEQQRVREEKEEMERARAEQEENQRLQRQRDEAEAKAREEAERQRLEREKHFQKEEQERLERKKRLEEIMKRTRKSDAGEKKEVKASPQVNGKDAALSQPAANLLNSAAASQTGPAPLLNGVQPAAHQNGIPANGEKAEFKEIIHGNPAQTQPILTFESGEPFLMKTGAMKPQHVAEVL from the exons ATGGAAACAATGGATTATAAAGCGCTTGGGCATGAATTCGAGGAGAAGCTGACCCTGACGGACAAAT ctctgccgctggagacagatggagaccGAGGTTTGAAGGATTCTCTGGCCTCGGACGACTCGGCCGTCACCGACCTGTCCCCTAAAACGGACTCCAGCCCCAAAACAGAGACCAAGACAGACTTCAGTCCATCCACCccaggaaccagcagcagccctcAGCCTAAGAAAG ATTCGATGACCTCAGAACAACGACAGAAACTAGCAAAGGAGCGGCGGGAGGAAAGAGCCAGATATATCG AACAGCAAACTCAGCTGCAAG CGGCGAAGAAGGTGCAGTGgttggagaaggaggagaaggctCGGCGTCTGAGGGAGAGCCAGCTGGAGGACCGCAGGcggaggctggaggagcagcggctgaAGGCCGAGAAACGCCGAgccctgctggaggaaaagcagaggcagaaattgGAGAAGAACAAG GAGCGCTATGAGGCCGCCATCAAGAGGTCGACCAAGAAGACGTGGGCAGAGATTCGCCAGCAGAGATGGTCCTGGGCAGGCGGACTCAACCAGACCTCCCGCAGAGAAA CCCGCAGCCTGCGTCTCAGCCCGTGGGAGAGCCGCATCGTGGAGCGTCTCATGACACCAACACTGTCCTTCCTGGCCCGCAGTCGCAGCGCCGCCACCCTGCTCAACAACAGTGACTCTC ACTCTCACCACTGCTCCCGTTCAGCCTCCGTCAGCCCGCTCAACGCCTGCTCCCATCACCACTCCAGCCAGAACCCTGCAGAGCGCTGGAGACTGTCCTCTGCCAGCACGCCAGACATCACCCAGCGCCAGCGCAGACGGAACTCCACACCG GTggacaaaaagaagaaggagaagaaagacaaggagagggagaacgaaaaagagaaaaacgcTCTGACAAAAGACACAGTAAAGAAGAAGAGACACACGATGTCGCCCACCACCACAGTGCAGAGATCCAGACCGGAGACCAG CACTCCTAAACCCAAAAACAGACCACCATCCCCTGCCGCCCCTAAAAGCCGGCCGTTGTCCCCCCTGGTGCCTGCAGTAGCCTCCAAAACCCCCTCAGGCAAAAAGACCCCGCCTGGTACCAAGACCAGACCGAAGCGAGCCCAAACACCTGTCAGGGTTCAGCCCCAGACACCCGCTGTGGTCTCCATTGATAAAGATCAGGAACTCCAGCAGCCCCCCAGCCAGGAGGACAAAAAGA GCTGCAGCACTGTTCCTGCCATCGTGGTGTCCACTGGACCAcctacccctccctcccccaaccCAGTCACAGTTGCCTCCCCAGCTGTTCCAGTCATGGAGGCGGCCGCTCCTCCTGCCGCAGCCTCTGTGGCGGCCGCTCCTCCTGCCGCAGCCCCTGCGGCGGCTACCCTGACTCCTTCCACAGCGCCCTCCCCCTCTGCCGGCAGGCCGTCGGCCGGCACCAACGACCCCGAGGAGGCAGCCCGAGTGCTGGCGGAGAAACGCAAACAAGCCCGGGAAcagcgggagagagaggagcaggagcgggtggagcaggagcacagGAACAG GATCCTGCGAGAGGAGGCCATGGCCCGcgaggcggaggagaggaaacgcagagaggaagaggctcGATTCATGGCCGAGCAGCAGcgtgtgagggaggagaaggaggagatggagagagccagagccgagcaggaggagaaccagagacTGCAGAGACAG AGGGACGAGGCCGAAGCTAAAGCCCGGGAGGAGGCTGAGCGCCAGcggctggagagggagaaacatttccagaaggaggagcaggagcggctggagaggaagaag CGCCTGGAGGAGATCATGAAGAGGACTCGCAAAAGCGATGCAGGAGAAAAG AAGGAGGTCAAAGCTTCTCCACAGGTCAATGGGAAGGATGCAGCCCTCAGCCAAC cagccgcaAACCTGCtgaattctgctgcagcttcacaaACTGGACCTGCTCCTCTTCTCAACGGCGTCCAGCCCGCTGCCCACCAGAACGGCATCCCAGCCAATGGGGAGAAAGCTGAATTTAAGGAGATCATCCACGGAAACCCGGCACAGACTCAACCAATCCTGACATTCGAGTCCGGAGAGCCCTTCCTGATGAAGACAGGCGCCATGAAGCCTCAACATGT
- the LOC130518358 gene encoding MAP7 domain-containing protein 1-like isoform X2, with the protein METMDYKALGHEFEEKLTLTDKSLPLETDGDRGLKDSLASDDSAVTDLSPKTDSSPKTETKTDFSPSTPGTSSSPQPKKDSMTSEQRQKLAKERREERARYIAAKKVQWLEKEEKARRLRESQLEDRRRRLEEQRLKAEKRRALLEEKQRQKLEKNKERYEAAIKRSTKKTWAEIRQQRWSWAGGLNQTSRRESRCSASTVNLPRQVEPVINNRLSKSSATLWNSPSRTRSLRLSPWESRIVERLMTPTLSFLARSRSAATLLNNSDSHSHHCSRSASVSPLNACSHHHSSQNPAERWRLSSASTPDITQRQRRRNSTPVDKKKKEKKDKERENEKEKNALTKDTVKKKRHTMSPTTTVQRSRPETSTPKPKNRPPSPAAPKSRPLSPLVPAVASKTPSGKKTPPGTKTRPKRAQTPVRVQPQTPAVVSIDKDQELQQPPSQEDKKSCSTVPAIVVSTGPPTPPSPNPVTVASPAVPVMEAAAPPAAASVAAAPPAAAPAAATLTPSTAPSPSAGRPSAGTNDPEEAARVLAEKRKQAREQREREEQERVEQEHRNRILREEAMAREAEERKRREEEARFMAEQQRVREEKEEMERARAEQEENQRLQRQRDEAEAKAREEAERQRLEREKHFQKEEQERLERKKRLEEIMKRTRKSDAGEKKEVKASPQVNGKDAALSQPAANLLNSAAASQTGPAPLLNGVQPAAHQNGIPANGEKAEFKEIIHGNPAQTQPILTFESGEPFLMKTGAMKPQHVAEVL; encoded by the exons ATGGAAACAATGGATTATAAAGCGCTTGGGCATGAATTCGAGGAGAAGCTGACCCTGACGGACAAAT ctctgccgctggagacagatggagaccGAGGTTTGAAGGATTCTCTGGCCTCGGACGACTCGGCCGTCACCGACCTGTCCCCTAAAACGGACTCCAGCCCCAAAACAGAGACCAAGACAGACTTCAGTCCATCCACCccaggaaccagcagcagccctcAGCCTAAGAAAG ATTCGATGACCTCAGAACAACGACAGAAACTAGCAAAGGAGCGGCGGGAGGAAAGAGCCAGATATATCG CGGCGAAGAAGGTGCAGTGgttggagaaggaggagaaggctCGGCGTCTGAGGGAGAGCCAGCTGGAGGACCGCAGGcggaggctggaggagcagcggctgaAGGCCGAGAAACGCCGAgccctgctggaggaaaagcagaggcagaaattgGAGAAGAACAAG GAGCGCTATGAGGCCGCCATCAAGAGGTCGACCAAGAAGACGTGGGCAGAGATTCGCCAGCAGAGATGGTCCTGGGCAGGCGGACTCAACCAGACCTCCCGCAGAGAAA GCAGATGCTCGGCCTCCACGGTCAACTTGCCCAGACAGGTGGAGCCTGTCATAAACAACAGGCTGTCCAAGTCCTCTGCTACGCTCTGGAACTCGCCCAGCAGAA CCCGCAGCCTGCGTCTCAGCCCGTGGGAGAGCCGCATCGTGGAGCGTCTCATGACACCAACACTGTCCTTCCTGGCCCGCAGTCGCAGCGCCGCCACCCTGCTCAACAACAGTGACTCTC ACTCTCACCACTGCTCCCGTTCAGCCTCCGTCAGCCCGCTCAACGCCTGCTCCCATCACCACTCCAGCCAGAACCCTGCAGAGCGCTGGAGACTGTCCTCTGCCAGCACGCCAGACATCACCCAGCGCCAGCGCAGACGGAACTCCACACCG GTggacaaaaagaagaaggagaagaaagacaaggagagggagaacgaaaaagagaaaaacgcTCTGACAAAAGACACAGTAAAGAAGAAGAGACACACGATGTCGCCCACCACCACAGTGCAGAGATCCAGACCGGAGACCAG CACTCCTAAACCCAAAAACAGACCACCATCCCCTGCCGCCCCTAAAAGCCGGCCGTTGTCCCCCCTGGTGCCTGCAGTAGCCTCCAAAACCCCCTCAGGCAAAAAGACCCCGCCTGGTACCAAGACCAGACCGAAGCGAGCCCAAACACCTGTCAGGGTTCAGCCCCAGACACCCGCTGTGGTCTCCATTGATAAAGATCAGGAACTCCAGCAGCCCCCCAGCCAGGAGGACAAAAAGA GCTGCAGCACTGTTCCTGCCATCGTGGTGTCCACTGGACCAcctacccctccctcccccaaccCAGTCACAGTTGCCTCCCCAGCTGTTCCAGTCATGGAGGCGGCCGCTCCTCCTGCCGCAGCCTCTGTGGCGGCCGCTCCTCCTGCCGCAGCCCCTGCGGCGGCTACCCTGACTCCTTCCACAGCGCCCTCCCCCTCTGCCGGCAGGCCGTCGGCCGGCACCAACGACCCCGAGGAGGCAGCCCGAGTGCTGGCGGAGAAACGCAAACAAGCCCGGGAAcagcgggagagagaggagcaggagcgggtggagcaggagcacagGAACAG GATCCTGCGAGAGGAGGCCATGGCCCGcgaggcggaggagaggaaacgcagagaggaagaggctcGATTCATGGCCGAGCAGCAGcgtgtgagggaggagaaggaggagatggagagagccagagccgagcaggaggagaaccagagacTGCAGAGACAG AGGGACGAGGCCGAAGCTAAAGCCCGGGAGGAGGCTGAGCGCCAGcggctggagagggagaaacatttccagaaggaggagcaggagcggctggagaggaagaag CGCCTGGAGGAGATCATGAAGAGGACTCGCAAAAGCGATGCAGGAGAAAAG AAGGAGGTCAAAGCTTCTCCACAGGTCAATGGGAAGGATGCAGCCCTCAGCCAAC cagccgcaAACCTGCtgaattctgctgcagcttcacaaACTGGACCTGCTCCTCTTCTCAACGGCGTCCAGCCCGCTGCCCACCAGAACGGCATCCCAGCCAATGGGGAGAAAGCTGAATTTAAGGAGATCATCCACGGAAACCCGGCACAGACTCAACCAATCCTGACATTCGAGTCCGGAGAGCCCTTCCTGATGAAGACAGGCGCCATGAAGCCTCAACATGT